GCGCGTGCCGGGTCGCCGTGTTGCGTGCGGGCTCATCGATGGAGTGACCCGTGATCGACGACACCACCACGAACATTCGCTTTCTCAACGATGCCTTCAGGCAAACGCTTGATGGCGGTCCCGTTCTTGTGACCCAAGGCATCAGGGCCCTGGATCCTGCTGTCCAATGCGAGGTCATCAGGCCGGTGCGGCAGTTCGACGCCTTTGGTCCGGACAACGATCCTCACGGTGAACACGACTTTGGCGCGTTCACTGTCGAGGGCCAAAGCATCTTCTG
The sequence above is drawn from the Emcibacter sp. SYSU 3D8 genome and encodes:
- a CDS encoding DUF3768 domain-containing protein; the encoded protein is MIDDTTTNIRFLNDAFRQTLDGGPVLVTQGIRALDPAVQCEVIRPVRQFDAFGPDNDPHGEHDFGAFTVEGQSIFWKIDYYDPSMQGGSENPADPAVTRRVLTILLADEY